In the genome of Oscarella lobularis chromosome 1, ooOscLobu1.1, whole genome shotgun sequence, one region contains:
- the LOC136198846 gene encoding uncharacterized protein, translating to MATSDTPLCAEVDRFQDKVGDLETAADSLLELIPPRRYFKFFFQSCFGGSQAPRSCSNGTFNALTGQSIQCADFRCPEGQYTNTTGQKSCVSCEAGHDFQRRNESIFCPRGTSSLLGQGSCTSCNEGMLRGPSRGLCVLCPAGQTCVDPRIGVGIACGNGQYSLGNQSSCIDCPPGFQCVSPSSPPFECSPGFYSLGRATNCTEFLAGSACVSNAEAPTPCDPGHYSNAGMTACPS from the exons ATGGCTACGTCCGATACG CCTCTGTGTGCCGAAGTTGATCGATTCCAGGATAAAGTTGGCGATCTCGAGACGGCAGCCGATTCTTTACTCGAGCTCATCCCTCCCCGAC GctatttcaaattttttttccaaagtTGCTTCGGTGGATCGCAAGCGCCTCGTTCGTGCTCGAACGGCACATTCAACGCACTAACAGGCCAATCGATACAGTGCGCCGATTTTCGATGCCCAGAGGGACAGTACACAAATACAACAG GTCAGAAATCTTGTGTTTCTTGTGAAGCCGGTCACGATTTCCAGCGTCGCAACGAGTCGATTTTCTGCCCGCGTGGAACGTCGAGTCTCCTCGGACAAGGCTCCTGTACGTCGTGCAACGAAG GAATGCTCAGGGGGCCGTCGCGCGGCCTATGCGTTCTCTGCCCCGCCGGGCAAACGTGCGTCGATCCGCGCATCGGCGTCGGCATCGCGTGCGGAAACG GACAATACTCTCTTGGAAATCAAAGCAGCTGTATTGACTGTCCTCCCGGATTTCAAtgcgtctcgccgtcgtctccgcctTTCGAGTGTTCGCCCGGCTTCTATAGTCTCGgtcgagcgacgaattgCACCGAATTTCTCGCCGGATCGGCGTGCGTTTCGAACGCGGAAGCGCCCACTCCGTGCGATCCTGGCCACTACAGCAACGCCGGTATGACGGCGTGCCCATCATAA